One genomic window of Vibrio parahaemolyticus includes the following:
- the xseB gene encoding exodeoxyribonuclease VII small subunit: MAVKKPENMTFEATIEELDSLVDQLENGDLALDDALRKFERGIALARAGQTKLSDAEQRVSILLSEDDEAPLSDFKPDSE; encoded by the coding sequence ATGGCGGTCAAGAAACCAGAAAACATGACCTTCGAAGCAACCATTGAAGAGCTTGATAGCTTGGTTGATCAATTAGAAAACGGCGATCTTGCCCTAGATGATGCCTTACGTAAATTTGAACGAGGCATTGCCTTAGCTCGTGCTGGCCAAACCAAACTGAGCGACGCAGAACAGCGCGTAAGCATTCTTCTTAGCGAAGATGACGAAGCCCCTCTTAGCGATTTCAAACCAGATTCAGAATAA
- the thiI gene encoding tRNA uracil 4-sulfurtransferase ThiI → MKFIVKPHPEIFVKSESVRKRFTKILECNIRNIVKSRTESVAVFNRRDHIEVTSESNEYHAEVLEILTHTPGIHHVLEVKQSEFKDLHDIYEQVLELSRPLIENKTFVVRAKRRGKHDFTSIELERYVGGGLNQAVESARVKLHNPDVTVKVEVSGDKLNQVLARYKGLGGFPLGTQEDVLSLISGGFDSGVSSYLHIKRGSKVHYCFFNLGGPAHEIGVKQVSHYLWNKYGSSAKVRFISVDFEPVVAEILEKVDDGQMGVILKRMFMRAAGMIAEKFKIEALVTGEALGQVSSQTLTNLRHIDNVTDTLILRPLINWDKEDIINLAREIGTEDFAKTMPEYCGVISKKPTVKAVKEKLEAEEAKFDFSILEKVVYEARQMDIRDIAKESEQAAPEVEQVQAVEEHAVVLDIRSPDEEDDNPLEIAGVDVKHIPFYKLGTQFGDLDQSKTYLLYCDRGVMSRLQALYLQEQGFNNVKVYRP, encoded by the coding sequence ATGAAATTTATTGTAAAGCCCCATCCAGAAATTTTTGTAAAAAGTGAATCTGTGCGTAAGCGCTTCACAAAGATTTTAGAGTGCAACATTCGTAATATCGTCAAGAGCCGCACGGAATCTGTCGCAGTATTTAACCGTCGTGATCACATTGAAGTGACCTCTGAGAGCAACGAATACCACGCTGAAGTTTTAGAAATCCTGACTCACACGCCAGGCATTCATCACGTTCTAGAAGTGAAGCAATCTGAGTTTAAAGACCTGCACGACATCTACGAGCAGGTGCTGGAACTTAGCCGTCCGCTTATTGAAAATAAAACGTTTGTGGTGCGTGCAAAACGCCGTGGTAAGCATGACTTCACGTCTATCGAGCTTGAACGTTACGTTGGTGGTGGTCTAAACCAAGCAGTAGAAAGCGCACGCGTTAAATTACACAACCCTGATGTGACGGTAAAAGTTGAAGTATCGGGTGACAAACTTAACCAAGTGTTGGCACGTTACAAAGGTCTAGGTGGCTTCCCTCTAGGTACTCAAGAAGACGTACTAAGCCTGATCTCAGGTGGTTTCGACTCTGGTGTATCAAGCTACCTACACATCAAACGTGGCTCTAAAGTTCACTACTGTTTCTTTAACCTAGGTGGCCCAGCTCATGAAATCGGCGTTAAGCAGGTTTCTCACTACCTATGGAACAAATACGGCTCATCAGCGAAAGTGCGTTTCATCTCTGTTGATTTCGAACCTGTGGTTGCTGAAATTCTTGAGAAAGTAGATGACGGTCAAATGGGCGTCATCTTGAAGCGTATGTTCATGCGCGCTGCTGGCATGATTGCTGAGAAGTTTAAGATTGAAGCGTTGGTAACGGGTGAAGCTCTTGGCCAGGTATCTAGCCAAACGCTAACGAACCTTCGTCACATCGATAATGTTACGGATACGCTGATTCTGCGTCCTCTTATCAACTGGGATAAAGAAGACATCATCAACTTAGCTCGTGAAATCGGCACAGAAGACTTCGCGAAAACCATGCCTGAGTACTGTGGCGTGATCTCTAAGAAGCCAACAGTAAAAGCGGTGAAAGAGAAGCTAGAAGCAGAAGAAGCGAAGTTTGACTTCAGCATTCTAGAGAAAGTGGTTTACGAAGCGCGTCAAATGGACATTCGTGATATCGCAAAAGAATCTGAGCAAGCGGCACCAGAAGTCGAGCAAGTACAAGCGGTAGAAGAACACGCAGTGGTACTGGATATTCGTAGCCCTGATGAGGAAGACGATAACCCACTAGAAATCGCTGGTGTGGATGTGAAACACATTCCGTTCTACAAGCTGGGTACGCAGTTCGGTGACCTAGACCAGTCGAAAACTTACCTACTGTACTGTGACCGTGGCGTAATGAGCCGTCTGCAAGCGCTTTACTTGCAAGAGCAAGGCTTTAACAACGTGAAAGTTTACCGTCCATAG
- the ispA gene encoding (2E,6E)-farnesyl diphosphate synthase, whose translation MQQTLTSFQERNNQQLNLWLEQLPYQEQPLIQAMKYGLLLGGKRVRPFLVYITGQMLGCKPEDLDTPASAIECIHAYSLIHDDLPAMDDDDLRRGQPTCHIKFDEATAILTGDALQTLAFTIIADGPLSPSAESQRVNMIKALAHSSGANGMCVGQALDLGAENRQVSLAEMEEIHRKKTGALIDCAVKLGALAAGEKGIEVLPHLERYSKAIGLAFQVQDDILDIISDTETLGKPQGSDQELNKSTYPSLLGLEGAIEKAHTLLQEALQALEAIPYNTQLLEEFARYVIERKN comes from the coding sequence ATGCAACAGACATTGACGTCTTTCCAAGAAAGAAACAATCAGCAATTGAATTTGTGGCTAGAACAGCTTCCATATCAAGAGCAGCCATTGATTCAAGCAATGAAATACGGCCTTTTGTTAGGCGGCAAACGCGTTCGCCCATTTCTTGTTTACATCACAGGTCAAATGCTCGGCTGTAAACCTGAAGATCTAGACACTCCAGCTTCAGCCATCGAGTGTATTCATGCCTACTCGCTCATCCATGACGATCTTCCTGCTATGGATGATGATGATCTGCGCCGAGGTCAGCCAACCTGCCATATCAAATTTGATGAAGCGACCGCCATTTTAACCGGTGATGCCCTACAAACTCTTGCTTTTACCATCATTGCTGACGGTCCGTTGAGCCCAAGCGCAGAAAGCCAACGTGTCAACATGATCAAAGCGTTAGCTCACTCCTCTGGTGCGAACGGCATGTGTGTCGGCCAAGCATTGGATTTGGGTGCGGAGAATCGCCAAGTTTCTCTTGCAGAAATGGAAGAGATACACCGTAAAAAAACCGGAGCTCTGATTGATTGTGCGGTAAAATTAGGTGCTCTGGCCGCTGGTGAAAAAGGTATCGAGGTTTTACCTCATTTAGAACGCTATTCAAAAGCAATTGGTTTGGCGTTTCAGGTTCAAGACGATATTCTTGATATCATTAGTGACACAGAAACATTGGGTAAACCTCAAGGTTCAGACCAAGAACTGAACAAAAGCACTTACCCATCCCTGCTGGGTTTAGAGGGAGCCATTGAGAAAGCTCACACTCTATTACAGGAAGCACTTCAAGCATTGGAAGCTATCCCATACAATACTCAGTTACTCGAAGAGTTCGCCCGATACGTCATCGAGCGCAAAAACTAA
- a CDS encoding flagellar motor protein MotB yields MDDEDNKCDCPPPGLPLWMGTFADLMSLLMCFFVLLLSFSEMDVLKFKQIAGSMKFAFGVQNQLEVKDIPKGTSIIAQEFRPGRPEPTPIDVIMQQTMDITQQTLEFHEGESDRAGGTKRDEGKLTGGQSPETSTQSNQSAESDMQQQQSEEMSQEMETLMESIKKALEREIEQGAIEVENLGQQIVIRMREKGAFPEGSAFLQPKFRPLVRQIAELVKDVPGIVRISGHTDNQRLDSELYRSNWDLSSQRAVSVAQEMEKVRGFSHQRLRVRGMADTEPLVPNDSDENRALNRRVEISIMQGEPLYSEEVPVIQ; encoded by the coding sequence ATGGATGATGAAGATAACAAATGCGATTGTCCGCCACCCGGTCTCCCGTTGTGGATGGGGACATTCGCGGACTTGATGTCGTTGTTGATGTGCTTCTTCGTACTGCTGCTTTCATTCTCTGAAATGGATGTTTTGAAGTTCAAACAGATTGCTGGTTCGATGAAGTTTGCATTTGGTGTGCAAAACCAACTGGAAGTGAAAGACATTCCTAAAGGCACCAGCATCATCGCACAAGAATTTAGACCAGGCCGTCCTGAGCCGACACCGATTGATGTCATCATGCAACAAACCATGGACATCACTCAGCAGACGCTAGAATTCCACGAAGGTGAGTCTGACCGAGCTGGTGGTACTAAGCGTGATGAAGGCAAGCTGACGGGCGGTCAATCACCGGAAACTTCGACACAAAGCAATCAGTCCGCAGAGTCAGATATGCAACAGCAGCAGTCTGAAGAGATGTCACAAGAGATGGAAACCTTGATGGAGAGCATCAAGAAGGCGCTCGAACGTGAAATCGAACAAGGCGCGATTGAAGTGGAGAACCTCGGTCAGCAAATCGTTATACGAATGCGAGAGAAAGGCGCATTCCCAGAAGGTTCTGCATTCCTGCAACCGAAGTTCAGACCATTAGTGCGACAGATTGCTGAGCTAGTGAAAGATGTGCCAGGTATTGTCCGAATCTCTGGTCACACGGACAATCAGCGTTTGGATTCTGAGCTGTATCGCTCGAATTGGGACTTGTCATCGCAGCGTGCGGTGTCGGTCGCTCAAGAGATGGAAAAGGTCAGAGGTTTCTCGCATCAGCGTCTTCGTGTGCGAGGTATGGCGGATACCGAGCCTTTGGTGCCGAATGATTCTGATGAAAACCGCGCACTTAACCGTCGTGTTGAAATCAGTATCATGCAAGGTGAACCTTTATACAGTGAAGAAGTGCCCGTTATTCAATAA
- the pomA gene encoding flagellar motor protein PomA, translating into MDLATLIGLIGGFAFVIMAMVLGGSIGMFVDVTSILIVVGGSAFVVLMKFTLGQFFGAAKIAGKAFMFKADEPEDLIAKIVEMADAARKGGFLALEEMEINNSFMQKGIDLLVDGHDADVVRAALQKDIALTDERHTQGTGVFRAFGDVAPAMGMIGTLVGLVAMLSNMDDPKAIGPAMAVALLTTLYGAVLSNMLFFPIADKLSLRRDQETLNRRLIMDGVLAIQDGQNPRVIDSYLKNYLNEGKRALEIDE; encoded by the coding sequence GTGGATTTAGCAACCCTAATAGGTTTGATCGGTGGTTTTGCCTTCGTCATCATGGCAATGGTGCTAGGTGGCAGTATCGGCATGTTCGTCGACGTTACATCGATCCTTATCGTAGTAGGTGGCTCTGCATTTGTAGTATTGATGAAGTTCACGCTCGGCCAGTTCTTTGGTGCGGCGAAAATTGCAGGCAAGGCATTCATGTTTAAAGCCGATGAGCCAGAAGACCTCATCGCAAAGATTGTTGAAATGGCCGATGCAGCGCGTAAAGGCGGTTTCCTCGCTCTGGAAGAGATGGAAATCAACAACAGCTTTATGCAGAAAGGCATTGACCTTTTGGTGGATGGTCACGATGCGGACGTGGTTCGCGCTGCGTTGCAAAAAGACATTGCCTTGACGGATGAGCGACACACGCAAGGCACGGGTGTTTTCCGAGCGTTTGGTGACGTTGCTCCAGCGATGGGGATGATCGGTACGCTGGTTGGTCTGGTTGCGATGCTTTCGAACATGGATGACCCAAAAGCGATCGGCCCTGCAATGGCGGTAGCCCTTTTAACCACACTTTACGGTGCGGTGTTGTCAAACATGCTGTTCTTCCCAATTGCCGATAAGCTTTCTTTACGCCGAGATCAAGAAACGCTTAACCGCCGTTTGATCATGGACGGCGTACTTGCCATTCAAGATGGTCAAAACCCACGAGTTATCGACAGCTACCTGAAGAACTACCTCAACGAGGGTAAACGTGCTCTTGAGATTGATGAGTAA
- the pgpA gene encoding phosphatidylglycerophosphatase A, with translation MTNPLSLISLKNPWHLLATGFGSGLSPVAPGTMGTLAAVPFFLLLAQLPFPAYVVVVLLSCVIGIKICQVTSDDMKVHDHGSIVWDEFAGFWITMSIVPALNIPITEWKWLLTGFILFRFFDMVKPWPIGWLDKRIHGGLGIMLDDIVAGIMAGIALFLVAKYAGWMS, from the coding sequence ATGACCAACCCTCTTTCTCTGATCTCATTAAAGAACCCGTGGCATTTGTTGGCGACGGGGTTTGGCAGTGGTTTGTCGCCAGTAGCTCCTGGAACAATGGGGACGCTTGCTGCGGTTCCGTTTTTTCTGTTGTTGGCGCAGCTGCCATTTCCGGCTTATGTCGTTGTGGTATTACTTTCGTGCGTGATTGGCATCAAAATCTGTCAAGTCACGTCAGATGATATGAAGGTGCATGATCACGGTTCAATTGTTTGGGATGAGTTTGCGGGCTTTTGGATCACCATGAGTATTGTACCAGCCCTGAATATTCCTATCACGGAATGGAAATGGTTGTTGACGGGTTTCATTCTTTTCCGCTTTTTCGATATGGTCAAACCGTGGCCAATAGGTTGGTTAGACAAACGCATCCATGGCGGGCTTGGCATTATGCTCGATGATATTGTTGCGGGTATTATGGCAGGTATTGCTTTGTTTCTCGTTGCAAAGTATGCGGGTTGGATGAGTTAG
- the dxs gene encoding 1-deoxy-D-xylulose-5-phosphate synthase, producing the protein MTLDISKYPTLALANTPEELRLLPKETLPTLCDELRTYLLNSVSQSSGHLASGLGTVELTVALHYVYNTPVDKLIWDVGHQAYPHKILTGRRDQMPTIRQKDGLHPFPWREESEYDTLSVGHSSTSISAGLGLAISAQKEGKGRKVISVIGDGAITAGMAFEAMNHAGDVHPDMLVILNDNEMSISENVGALNNHLAKVLSGSLYTSIREGGKKVLSGVPPIKELVRRTEEHLKGMVVPGTLFEEFGFNYIGPIDGHDVNELVKTLKNMRELKGPQFLHIMTKKGKGYEPAEKDPIGYHGVPKFDPSHNCLPKSSGGKPTFSKIFGDFLCDMAAQDPKLMAITPAMREGSGMVRFSKEYPDQYFDVAIAEQHAVTLATGMAIAGDHPIVAIYSTFLQRGYDQLIHDIAIMDLPVMFAIDRAGLVGADGQTHQGAFDLSFMRCIPNMVIMAPSDENECRQMLYTGHKHTGPSAVRYPRGSGMGTEIEKEFTALEIGKGRVVRKGEKVAILSFGTFLPNALEAAENLNATVADMRFVKPLDEALIRQLADEHDVLVTLEENAIAGGAGAGVIEFMMKEKIIKPVLNLGLPDKFIHQGTQEELHEELGLDAKGIEKSIAEYLAK; encoded by the coding sequence ATGACTCTTGATATTTCAAAGTACCCAACACTGGCGTTAGCAAATACACCGGAAGAATTGCGTCTTCTTCCAAAAGAAACATTACCAACTCTGTGTGATGAGCTGCGAACGTATCTGCTAAATTCAGTGAGCCAATCTAGCGGACACTTAGCGTCTGGCTTAGGCACCGTAGAGCTAACTGTGGCTCTGCATTATGTTTACAACACACCCGTAGATAAACTTATCTGGGATGTTGGTCATCAGGCTTACCCACATAAAATTTTGACGGGTCGTCGCGATCAAATGCCAACGATTCGTCAGAAAGACGGCTTACACCCTTTCCCTTGGCGCGAAGAGAGCGAGTACGACACGCTATCAGTTGGTCACTCTTCTACTTCCATCAGTGCAGGGCTTGGCCTAGCCATCAGCGCTCAAAAAGAAGGGAAAGGTCGTAAAGTCATCAGTGTGATTGGTGATGGTGCGATTACTGCAGGCATGGCATTCGAAGCCATGAACCACGCAGGCGATGTTCACCCTGACATGTTGGTGATTCTTAACGACAATGAAATGTCGATCTCAGAAAACGTTGGCGCTCTGAACAACCACCTAGCGAAAGTGCTTTCCGGTAGTCTTTACACCTCAATCCGTGAGGGTGGGAAAAAAGTGCTATCAGGTGTGCCACCAATCAAAGAACTGGTTCGTCGCACTGAAGAACATCTAAAAGGCATGGTTGTCCCTGGCACTCTGTTTGAAGAGTTTGGCTTTAACTACATTGGTCCAATTGATGGGCACGATGTGAATGAGCTCGTTAAAACACTGAAGAACATGCGTGAGCTTAAAGGCCCTCAGTTCCTGCACATCATGACCAAGAAAGGCAAAGGTTATGAGCCAGCAGAGAAAGATCCTATTGGCTACCACGGCGTCCCTAAGTTCGATCCAAGCCATAACTGCTTACCAAAAAGCAGTGGCGGCAAACCAACTTTCTCAAAGATTTTTGGTGACTTCTTATGTGACATGGCAGCGCAAGATCCTAAGCTAATGGCAATTACGCCAGCAATGCGTGAAGGTTCTGGCATGGTGCGTTTCTCGAAAGAGTACCCAGATCAATACTTTGATGTGGCAATTGCAGAGCAACACGCTGTGACACTTGCAACGGGTATGGCAATTGCTGGCGATCATCCGATCGTGGCTATTTACTCAACCTTCTTGCAACGTGGTTACGATCAACTTATCCATGACATCGCTATCATGGACTTACCAGTAATGTTCGCTATCGACCGCGCAGGTTTGGTCGGTGCAGATGGTCAAACACACCAAGGTGCATTTGATCTTAGCTTTATGCGCTGCATTCCTAACATGGTGATCATGGCTCCAAGCGACGAAAACGAATGTCGCCAAATGCTGTACACAGGTCATAAGCACACTGGACCAAGTGCCGTACGTTATCCTCGTGGTAGTGGTATGGGTACAGAGATCGAAAAAGAGTTTACCGCTCTTGAGATTGGTAAAGGTCGAGTGGTACGCAAAGGTGAAAAGGTGGCAATCCTGAGCTTCGGTACTTTCTTACCGAATGCACTAGAAGCAGCTGAAAACCTCAATGCAACGGTTGCTGATATGCGTTTCGTCAAACCTCTTGATGAAGCATTGATTCGCCAACTCGCTGATGAACATGACGTTCTTGTCACGCTAGAAGAGAACGCAATCGCAGGTGGTGCTGGTGCAGGTGTTATTGAATTTATGATGAAAGAGAAAATCATCAAACCAGTACTCAATCTTGGTTTACCTGATAAATTCATCCATCAAGGTACTCAAGAAGAGCTTCACGAAGAACTTGGTTTAGACGCAAAAGGGATTGAAAAATCCATTGCGGAATACCTTGCAAAGTAA